The Syngnathus typhle isolate RoL2023-S1 ecotype Sweden linkage group LG6, RoL_Styp_1.0, whole genome shotgun sequence genome has a window encoding:
- the cbl gene encoding E3 ubiquitin-protein ligase CBL isoform X1: MAGNLKKGGGLIGMMKDAFQPHHHHLHSHHQPGAVDKKTVEKCWKLMDKVVRLCQNPKLALKNSPPYILDLLPDTYQHLRTILSRYEGKMETLGENEYFRVFMENLTKKTKQTISLFKEGKERMYEENSQPRRNLTKLSLIFSHMLAELKAIFPNGLFQGDNFRITKADAAEFWRRAFGDKTIVPWKVFRQSLHEFHPISSGLEAMALKSTIDLTCNDYISVFEFDIFTRLFQPWSSLLRNWNSLAVTHPGYMAFLTYDEVKARLQKFIHKPGSYIFRLSCTRLGQWAIGYVTADGNILQTIPHNKPLFQALIDGFREGFYLFPDGRPQNPDLTGLCEPSPQDHIKVTQEQYELYCEMGSTFQLCKICAENDKDVKIEPCGHLMCTSCLTAWQESEGQGTGCPFCRCEIKGTEHIVVDPFDPKDNGGNSCRGLFGAEGAPSPSYDDDDDDRLEDPHLMMSKLACTKVERPPSPVSMAPQSSLPPVPPRLDLLPHRPPNPPGASSPGLTTKAGSHHKDKPLPLPPALRDLPPPPPPDRPHASTPCLEGRLQRRPLPCTPGEAPRDKLPPAPPNRPAADWNSRPVPKAPTSSSSSSGQVSVVGVDMRAGVRELSNRHSLPLALPSALCTDPQKNNNSLSLDHQLNFVSVVGQDFDNSKVKPSSSANAIYSLASRPPSAARSATGEEVRDSEEESEYMIPSSRPVLPPIVAPPMVESPPVSRPPQPQSVFAIQTQTQAIAFNPRPIVAELEDGPPMYEAMYNIQARPQEAQDSDYSELPPLPVTNGPREHTAEEREEEEEDNGYNLPKPQLPMPPTRRTFSELGGSSSSTSSSSSSSSSVAACISEPVEAPERPPKPLPRRINSERRPSPVPPVPGPPGCGATGGDVNPLISSEIEHLMSQGYSYQDIQKALMIAQNNIEMAKNILREFVSIPSTAHILT, translated from the exons GTGGTGCGCCTGTGCCAAAACCCCAAATTGGCGCTGAAGAACAGCCCCCCTTACATCCTGGACCTGTTGCCAGACACGTACCAGCACCTGCGCACCATTTTGTCACGCTACGAAGGCAAAATGGAAACTCTGGGCGAGAACGAGTACTTCCGAGTCTTCATGGAGAACCTGACTAAGAAGACCAAGCAGACCATCAGTTTGTTCAAGGAGGGCAAGGAGCGCATGTATGAGGAGAACTCGCAACCCAG GAGGAACCTCACCAAGCTATCTTTGATCTTCAGCCACATGCTGGCCGAGCTGAAGGCCATCTTTCCAAACGGCCTGTTTCAGGGCGACAATTTCCGCATCACCAAGGCTGATGCTGCCGAGTTCTGGAGGCGTGCCTTCGGGGACAA GACCATCGTGCCTTGGAAGGTGTTCCGCCAGTCTCTTCACGAGTTCCACCCAATCAGCTCAGGCCTGGAGGCCATGGCCCTCAAGTCCACCATCGACCTCACCTGCAATGACTACATTTCCGTTTTTGAGTTTGACATTTTCACCAGGCTTTTCCAG CCTTGGTCATCCCTTTTACGGAATTGGAACAGCTTGGCGGTCACACACCCAGGTTATATGGCCTTCCTCACTTACGACGAGGTCAAAGCACGCCTGCAAAAGTTCATTCACAAACCTGGCAG TTACATCTTCCGACTGAGCTGCACCCGCCTGGGCCAGTGGGCCATCGGCTACGTGACGGCAGATGGAAACATTCTCCAGACCATTCCTCATAATAAACCGCTCTTCCAGGCCCTCATAGATGGCTTCAGGGAAGGATT CTATTTATTCCCTGACGGCCGGCCTCAAAATCCAGACTTGACCGGACTGTGTGAGCCTTCGCCTCAAGATCACATTAAAGTCACACAG gaGCAATATGAACTCTACTGTGAGATGGGCTCCACCTTCCAGCTGTGCAAAATTTGCGCAGAGAACGACAAGGATGTGAAGATCGAGCCCTGCGGTCATCTCATGTGCACCTCCTGTCTCACAGCGTGGCAG GAGTCCGAGGGTCAAGGCACGGGCTGCCCGTTCTGTCGCTGTGAGATTAAAGGTACCGAGCATATCGTCGTGGATCCATTTGACCCCAAGGACAACGGCGGGAACTCCTGCAGGGGCCTGTTTGGCGCCGAAGGCGCTCCGTCGCCCAGTtatgacgacgatgacgacgacagACTTGAAGACCCCCACCTAATGATGAGCAAACTTGCTTGCACCAAG GTGGAACGTCCCCCCTCACCTGTGTCCATGGCTCCTCAGTCATCCCTTCCACCCGTGCCACCCAGACTAGACCTGCTTCCACATAGACCCCCTAACCCACCTGGGGCCTCCAGTCCTGGACTCACTACTAAG GCAGGGTCTCATCACAAAGACAAGCCCCTTCCTCTCCCCCCAGCACTGAGGGATCTCccacctccacctcctcccgACCGCCCCCACGCGTCCACCCCGTGCTTGGAGGGGCGCTTGCAGAGACGGCCCCTACCCTGCACGCCTGGTGAGGCTCCCCGAGATAAATTGCCTCCGGCACCCCCAAACCGGCCGGCCGCCGACTGGAACTCCCGGCCTGTTCCCAAAGCCCCGAcatcctcgtcttcctcctctggTCAAGTCTCTGTTGTGGGTGTGGACATGCGTGCAGGTGTCAGGGAGCTCTCCAACCGGCACTCCCTCCCTTTGGCGCTGCCCTCTGCTCTTTGCACAGACCCGCAGAAGAACAACAACTCCCTCAGTTTGGATCACCAGCTG AACTTTGTCTCAGTGGTCGGACAAGATTTTGACAACTCCAAAGTCAAACCATCATCCTCTGCCAATGCCATCTACTCACTGGCAAGCAG GCCGCCTTCAGCCGCGAGGTCGGCAACAGGCGAGGAGGTCCGCGACAGTGAGGAGGAGTCAGAGTACATGATCCCCTCCTCAAGGCCCGTCCTGCCCCCCATCGTGGCACCACCTATGGTAGAGAGCCCCCCGGTTTCGAGGCCACCGCAGCCTCAGTCGGTCTTTGCCATTCAGACGCAGACTCAAGCCATTGCCTTCAATCCGCG ACCGATAGTAGCCGAACTGGAGGATGGCCCTCCCATGTATGAGGCCATGTACAACATCCAGGCCAGGCCACAGGAAGCCCAGGATTCAG ATTATTCCGAGCTCCCTCCTCTGCCCGTGACCAACGGCCCCAGGGAGCACACAGCCGaagagagggaggaggaggaggaggacaacgGCTACAATCTTCCCAAACCACAATTGCCGATGCCCCCCACCCGACGAACCTTTTCCGAACTGGGAGGGTCCTCCTCATCAACTTCATCCTCCTCATCGAGCTCATCCTCCGTAGCCGCCT GCATCTCAGAGCCTGTGGAAGCCCCAGAGAGACCTCCCAAGCCCCTCCCAAGGCGCATCAACTCTGAGCGCCGACCCAGCCCCGTCCCTCCGGTCCCCGGCCCTCCCGGTTGCGGGGCGACGGGAGGTGACGTCAATCCTCTCATTAGCAGCGAGATAGAACATCTCATGAGTCAGGGATATTCGTACCAGGACATCCAGAAAGCGCTGATGATTGCACAGAACAATATTGAGATGGCCAAGAACATCTTGCGAGAGTTTGTCTCCATTCCCTCCACGGCGCACATTCTCACATAG
- the cbl gene encoding E3 ubiquitin-protein ligase CBL isoform X2, translating into MAGNLKKGGGLIGMMKDAFQPHHHHLHSHHQPGAVDKKTVEKCWKLMDKVVRLCQNPKLALKNSPPYILDLLPDTYQHLRTILSRYEGKMETLGENEYFRVFMENLTKKTKQTISLFKEGKERMYEENSQPRRNLTKLSLIFSHMLAELKAIFPNGLFQGDNFRITKADAAEFWRRAFGDKTIVPWKVFRQSLHEFHPISSGLEAMALKSTIDLTCNDYISVFEFDIFTRLFQPWSSLLRNWNSLAVTHPGYMAFLTYDEVKARLQKFIHKPGSYIFRLSCTRLGQWAIGYVTADGNILQTIPHNKPLFQALIDGFREGFYLFPDGRPQNPDLTGLCEPSPQDHIKVTQEQYELYCEMGSTFQLCKICAENDKDVKIEPCGHLMCTSCLTAWQESEGQGTGCPFCRCEIKGTEHIVVDPFDPKDNGGNSCRGLFGAEGAPSPSYDDDDDDRLEDPHLMMSKLACTKVERPPSPVSMAPQSSLPPVPPRLDLLPHRPPNPPGASSPGLTTKAGSHHKDKPLPLPPALRDLPPPPPPDRPHASTPCLEGRLQRRPLPCTPGVRELSNRHSLPLALPSALCTDPQKNNNSLSLDHQLNFVSVVGQDFDNSKVKPSSSANAIYSLASRPPSAARSATGEEVRDSEEESEYMIPSSRPVLPPIVAPPMVESPPVSRPPQPQSVFAIQTQTQAIAFNPRPIVAELEDGPPMYEAMYNIQARPQEAQDSDYSELPPLPVTNGPREHTAEEREEEEEDNGYNLPKPQLPMPPTRRTFSELGGSSSSTSSSSSSSSSVAACISEPVEAPERPPKPLPRRINSERRPSPVPPVPGPPGCGATGGDVNPLISSEIEHLMSQGYSYQDIQKALMIAQNNIEMAKNILREFVSIPSTAHILT; encoded by the exons GTGGTGCGCCTGTGCCAAAACCCCAAATTGGCGCTGAAGAACAGCCCCCCTTACATCCTGGACCTGTTGCCAGACACGTACCAGCACCTGCGCACCATTTTGTCACGCTACGAAGGCAAAATGGAAACTCTGGGCGAGAACGAGTACTTCCGAGTCTTCATGGAGAACCTGACTAAGAAGACCAAGCAGACCATCAGTTTGTTCAAGGAGGGCAAGGAGCGCATGTATGAGGAGAACTCGCAACCCAG GAGGAACCTCACCAAGCTATCTTTGATCTTCAGCCACATGCTGGCCGAGCTGAAGGCCATCTTTCCAAACGGCCTGTTTCAGGGCGACAATTTCCGCATCACCAAGGCTGATGCTGCCGAGTTCTGGAGGCGTGCCTTCGGGGACAA GACCATCGTGCCTTGGAAGGTGTTCCGCCAGTCTCTTCACGAGTTCCACCCAATCAGCTCAGGCCTGGAGGCCATGGCCCTCAAGTCCACCATCGACCTCACCTGCAATGACTACATTTCCGTTTTTGAGTTTGACATTTTCACCAGGCTTTTCCAG CCTTGGTCATCCCTTTTACGGAATTGGAACAGCTTGGCGGTCACACACCCAGGTTATATGGCCTTCCTCACTTACGACGAGGTCAAAGCACGCCTGCAAAAGTTCATTCACAAACCTGGCAG TTACATCTTCCGACTGAGCTGCACCCGCCTGGGCCAGTGGGCCATCGGCTACGTGACGGCAGATGGAAACATTCTCCAGACCATTCCTCATAATAAACCGCTCTTCCAGGCCCTCATAGATGGCTTCAGGGAAGGATT CTATTTATTCCCTGACGGCCGGCCTCAAAATCCAGACTTGACCGGACTGTGTGAGCCTTCGCCTCAAGATCACATTAAAGTCACACAG gaGCAATATGAACTCTACTGTGAGATGGGCTCCACCTTCCAGCTGTGCAAAATTTGCGCAGAGAACGACAAGGATGTGAAGATCGAGCCCTGCGGTCATCTCATGTGCACCTCCTGTCTCACAGCGTGGCAG GAGTCCGAGGGTCAAGGCACGGGCTGCCCGTTCTGTCGCTGTGAGATTAAAGGTACCGAGCATATCGTCGTGGATCCATTTGACCCCAAGGACAACGGCGGGAACTCCTGCAGGGGCCTGTTTGGCGCCGAAGGCGCTCCGTCGCCCAGTtatgacgacgatgacgacgacagACTTGAAGACCCCCACCTAATGATGAGCAAACTTGCTTGCACCAAG GTGGAACGTCCCCCCTCACCTGTGTCCATGGCTCCTCAGTCATCCCTTCCACCCGTGCCACCCAGACTAGACCTGCTTCCACATAGACCCCCTAACCCACCTGGGGCCTCCAGTCCTGGACTCACTACTAAG GCAGGGTCTCATCACAAAGACAAGCCCCTTCCTCTCCCCCCAGCACTGAGGGATCTCccacctccacctcctcccgACCGCCCCCACGCGTCCACCCCGTGCTTGGAGGGGCGCTTGCAGAGACGGCCCCTACCCTGCACGCCTG GTGTCAGGGAGCTCTCCAACCGGCACTCCCTCCCTTTGGCGCTGCCCTCTGCTCTTTGCACAGACCCGCAGAAGAACAACAACTCCCTCAGTTTGGATCACCAGCTG AACTTTGTCTCAGTGGTCGGACAAGATTTTGACAACTCCAAAGTCAAACCATCATCCTCTGCCAATGCCATCTACTCACTGGCAAGCAG GCCGCCTTCAGCCGCGAGGTCGGCAACAGGCGAGGAGGTCCGCGACAGTGAGGAGGAGTCAGAGTACATGATCCCCTCCTCAAGGCCCGTCCTGCCCCCCATCGTGGCACCACCTATGGTAGAGAGCCCCCCGGTTTCGAGGCCACCGCAGCCTCAGTCGGTCTTTGCCATTCAGACGCAGACTCAAGCCATTGCCTTCAATCCGCG ACCGATAGTAGCCGAACTGGAGGATGGCCCTCCCATGTATGAGGCCATGTACAACATCCAGGCCAGGCCACAGGAAGCCCAGGATTCAG ATTATTCCGAGCTCCCTCCTCTGCCCGTGACCAACGGCCCCAGGGAGCACACAGCCGaagagagggaggaggaggaggaggacaacgGCTACAATCTTCCCAAACCACAATTGCCGATGCCCCCCACCCGACGAACCTTTTCCGAACTGGGAGGGTCCTCCTCATCAACTTCATCCTCCTCATCGAGCTCATCCTCCGTAGCCGCCT GCATCTCAGAGCCTGTGGAAGCCCCAGAGAGACCTCCCAAGCCCCTCCCAAGGCGCATCAACTCTGAGCGCCGACCCAGCCCCGTCCCTCCGGTCCCCGGCCCTCCCGGTTGCGGGGCGACGGGAGGTGACGTCAATCCTCTCATTAGCAGCGAGATAGAACATCTCATGAGTCAGGGATATTCGTACCAGGACATCCAGAAAGCGCTGATGATTGCACAGAACAATATTGAGATGGCCAAGAACATCTTGCGAGAGTTTGTCTCCATTCCCTCCACGGCGCACATTCTCACATAG